The genomic window CATATAGAAAGTTTACAGCTATACCATCCAAATGTTTCCAAATTCAAAGACCAAGACAATGATTTACCAAAAACGTGTTTATTTCTACACAGATTCTTTAGCAGTAAACCTTCTCAGAAGACATTTTCCCACCACAGTAAGAGCAACAGCAACAACCACTGTAGTGACCGATCCGATGGCCACCATCACCCACAGCTGGAGAGGTTCCTGGCCTGCACCCATCCTGGAAGCTTGGGCggttcctgctctggcctcctgGTTAGGCTTCGCTCCAGTCACTAGAAGAGGACCCAGTGTGGCCAGGCCATGCTCCTCCACCTGAGAACCTGTAAGAAGAAGCAGTCTGTGTTGAGCTGTGAAAGGTAGTCAAACTGATCTGTGATTGTTACAAAAGTGGCTTTTACCATGATCTGAAAACTCTTGCATGCCATAGCCTAACAAGTATTGAAGACCACATCTTAATGACCATTAGTAAACTGGCTTCTAACACTCAGTACAATGCATGGATAGGATAACTCACCAACATCTCTCTTCCCAAGTCCTCTCGGCCTCCCAAGGTATGAGCCCCATGCTGATCTGGGGCCTGTAGGAGCAACACAGTTCCCGGTGGCGCagcactggcagatcccactagaACCTTCCACAGGTGTCCAGCTAGAAGATATTGAGGATCAATAGAGTGCCCCAAACATTGTCCTAATTCCTGGGCTCTCTATACAGTGTCTTACCTGCTGGATGCCTTGTTGTAGGAGCAGGCCTTGTTCACTGGATCAGGGGTCTGGTCAATGGCAGCAGCTCTCAGGGAACAGGTTATGTAGATCTAAGAGGTACACAATTAAGGCTTTGTCATGTCTCCAAAAAGGGACTACTGCTTTTACTGTTACCCAAAGCCAGACTTTTAAACATGGGTGAAAGTTAGGAATGAGCAAATTTGCAGCACTAGCAAAGCTTTGCTAGTCTAACAGTTCTTGTTAGACTGCACCTTTGAActttatccagcttttccaggcacctggagaggAGCAGTATTCAGTCCTGGGAAGCCAGTAGGTTGGGGTCCATCTTTTCAAGGCACCCAGAACTCAAGAGGCAGCAGGATGACAAAACAGCCAagactagttaaaggggttatccagcgctacaaaaacatggccacttttccttctactgttgtctccagttcaggtgtggtttgcaattaaactcccatttactttaatggaactgagcttcaaaaccccacccaaactggagacaacagtagggggaagtggccatgttttttgtagctctggataatccctttaagtgcttAACTAGTACTATAAATTCACCAATCCCTAGTCATATCCAATAAAGGCAACTAGAGTTCATATTGGCAGCTTACACGTAAATATGGTGAACCTAGGAGCCATTTGAGCAGACactaattttgacactgtcatgCTGGACTGTGGGTTCTTACCAGGGAGACGGCATTGTCCGTGAACCTGAAGGCATCCACTATGAAGCGAAGAGTGTCTGCTTGAGGTCTTGGAGAAACAAAGACTGAAGAGGAATCTTCTTGCATCCCGTCCATCAAGCACCTGTAAGGACAGATGAGCTGTAGACAATAGACTCCTTGAAGACGTGGACAGTATTGATGGGAGTAACTCACCCATTGTTAGAGATGATCTCATAGCGAGGAGTGGAGGTCACATCTGGGGTAATGGTGGCCACACAACTGTCCACAAACAGGATCATCGGGGCATGGTTCTGAGTGTCCAGAGAGGCTTCTATGTAGAACATGTCACCAAGCTGGAAGACCAGTGATGGACTGGGAGCGCTCCAATCCGCTGGAGAGAAGATACTGAAGGATTAGTATAGGCCAAGAGACTCCAAACCATCACCGTAATACTAGAAAGCTTCTTACCAGTCATGAGACGCAAGGAGAAGGCCAGCCGCTCTTCTGAGGTCACGGTGCTGCTGAATGGGATCCATGTTGGCTTGATGGCCTTACTGCTCACATTACCATGTCTAGGCAAGAAAGGTTTACAGAATAAAGTAATATGCACACCAACAGGTTTAGAAAATACAGTCACTTAAACTTGCacaaatgtaccaccaggccctggctgaagcactggaggcggaaaaccccagcccctccatgatgtgactccattagaatcaatggaaccctatcagaggggctagggtttcctcccactaagggtggttcggcccacctccagtgcttctgcctgggcctggtggtacagtcactttaaggccccaTTATTCAAAGCTATTGGCCGTGTTCTGAAGATTCCTGGTCCGAAGTCATTGGTGTAAAGAGATGTACatgatcagcagacatgcacAACGTCAGGTGACCATGGACTGTCGACATGGCACAATCAAATCAGCAACAATCCAAGGATCAtctgggccacctctcctgctGCGTAATAGCACAAGCAACAAGCGGGGGAACATACAGCAGTGGGAGAGTCACAGATGCAGCCACCAATACAGGTGTATATTTTTGTACTGTAATGTGTGTGAGATATATAACTGTCATAGAATCAGGCATTTAAAATTAAATCTTTAATAATCTCATTAAACAGTATATCTGACAATGCATAGGCCAATCAGTGTAACCCTCCAAATCCTCTTTGTGGGTTGTTACACCAAAACAGACCAAGGCCATGAATCTGGCCCACCCACCACTACACAAGTGTCTTAtatctcctgatgatcccagcaTTTCTCTGGGATCATCTctgtggattaaaggggttatccagcgctacaaaaacatggccacttcccccctactgttgtctccagtttgggtggggttttgaaactcagttccagtaAGTGGTAaatgtaaatggagcttaattgcaaaccacatctgaactggagaaaacagtagggggaaaaagtggccatgtttttgtagcgctggataacccttttaaggaccATCCTTGGTCTGTGTTGGTGTAACAACCCACAAAGAGGATTACACAGATTGGCCTATGCCTTGTCACATGTATGGTTTAATGAGATTAATAAAGGTTTAGCTGGAAATAGAGCACCTAGATGagaggtcagcgctcgcttccccctcattatGTCATGTAAAACTACTTTTATAGTGATGACTGAAGACGACACTACCATTCTCATGACCATTCACATAAACAGCCATGGTGCAAGGCCTACTAATATATCTCCTAAAGACTGCTGCGGCGATACAGATTGGTCTCCAATACTTTGCATACGTTGTGCAGAGGTTACGGTATGGAGCACGCCATGGTATAGGCTCACCGTGGGTAGTAACAATGGATGGGAACCACAGCAGAGTTGaacctggtgatgggcacatttctgggggagctgggggtgtagCGCAGGTTGACGCTGTAGATCAGCCAGTCTGGAGTCATCTGGAAGAAAGGTCACAGTAAGGTTACACTATAACAAGTGTCAATTTCAtatagtgggagttgtagttactaCATAGGGGAAACAGGAGACCAAGAAAGGGCAGGAAATTATTATATAACCAAGAGAGGATCACAGCTAAACTACTGAAGAAATTATTAAAACAAAGTCCAAGTAACCATATCATGAATCTCAGCAGAGACAATcatagactaaaggccctattatgctggggggggggggaaaagaaggcaatgatcagctgatcattgcagttTGTTTCtcaacattgttgaaagacaaacgactcatacagcagtgatctgctgccatcaccacCTGGAATAGAAACGACAGCAGGAGACAGCtactatatgctatgggctgcccggatgagcAAGCGATCACCGCAGCCCCCCCACACGTATAAAAGCAAGGAGCAAACGACCGCTAACAGCTCATAGtcgcccatgtaataggagctttacAGATCTCTCACCGGGTGAGGAAGAGGAATATAAGCAGCTGAATGTTTGAGATGCGGTCACCACTGGCACATAGTAAAAAAATGGCAGAGTTATCACATACTACAGACGGCCAGTAGGAGATTCCATGATGTATAGAGAGGGAACAGGATCAATATGGAGGCTCATAGTACACAACCATAAGCTTCACAGGGTTCCTCCCATCACTCACCTCTAAGCTGCTCCCACAGTCTTGGAGATCAGCTTCAAACATCACATTGGGGTCAGTAGTCTGAGCTCCAGGGGGGCAGGAACCCAGGGACAGGTCTGAGGGCCTCACCAGCTTACCATTACCATAGAAGTCTCtcttcaccatcaccaccattttgtcctcaccacactgcacactgataGGGGTGGATGAGGGTTGTATTGCAAGCTGTCGGGACTGATAGTCTGCTCCATGACTCCTGGAGCCCCATCCGTATACAGGCTGAAGACTTCTCGGAGACCCAACACCAGAGACTGAGTGAGACTGAGACCAGGGGTTTGCTCTAGGAGAGCCCAGTCTAGAGGAAGATTGTCCAAGTCCTCTAGAAGATCCCCATTCAGCCTGGTTACTCCTCAACCAAGTGTCATACTGGCGCCGGGGTCTAACCGGGGAGCTGCTAAAGCCTGGTCCATAGAGCAGAACCACTAGGAGCCAACTCCACCTTATCCACAGCTCCATCCTGACTGCAGGACAAGTCACACAAGGAGAAGGTGGAGGAGGCTGATCTTTATACCCATCACACGGCCATCCTCCACCTGATGCCTTATTACACTCAGCTGggactccccaccaccaccacatctgaTGAGGAGACAGCAATGAGGAGGAGTCATACTAGGAGCTGCTTCCATTTGTCTTGTTAgaccctgttcacacaatgagggaaatttatcaagggctttgcgcctatttttagttgaataaatgcattttttgcccatttttggtctaaattcTATTTATGAATCTGTATTCAACCcgtgaatattttttttgtttgagtagtgggtacagagtgaccagtcatAGAGAGCAGGATTATAGGAGCAGTGTGGATGTGGCAAAGAAAAGGCGTTTCATTTGGTCTCATTTGGTGCCTAAATACATTTTGGGGTCCAGTGTTTGAAGTCCCACCAAATTCAAAAACATGTATAAAGGCAGGGGAGTATAAACCCCCCTGTCCTAAAGCCTCCGTAGTCCCACTGATGGCCGCCAGATGTCGTTttctggctcttccagctgcaacgttaaGCACCAAGCtcagtgattgcccgctcagccagttagtgattgggtcgctgtcactgattggctaagccaggggtctccaaactgcggacctccagctgttgcaaaactacatttcccatcatgcctgaacagccaaatccaaagcttaagtggtccaggcatgatgggagttgtagttttgcaacagctggaggaccgcagttTCGAGACCCATGGGCTAAGCAGACAAGAAGACAAGCAACTGGAAGtgcggctgtcagctggacctggGAGCGTCACTATGGGGTGCAAGGATAGGCGCGTTTgcttattttcccgcacccccctgccttcctgtcCCTTCTGGATTTCGTTGGACtcctactttaaccccttgatgacttCTCTCTCcaaatgtaaaaaagaaagatGAAAAACTAAACACACATtttc from Dendropsophus ebraccatus isolate aDenEbr1 chromosome 1, aDenEbr1.pat, whole genome shotgun sequence includes these protein-coding regions:
- the LOC138785233 gene encoding zona pellucida sperm-binding protein 3-like, with the protein product MVVMVKRDFYGNGKLVRPSDLSLGSCPPGAQTTDPNVMFEADLQDCGSSLEMTPDWLIYSVNLRYTPSSPRNVPITRFNSAVVPIHCYYPRHGNVSSKAIKPTWIPFSSTVTSEERLAFSLRLMTADWSAPSPSLVFQLGDMFYIEASLDTQNHAPMILFVDSCVATITPDVTSTPRYEIISNNGCLMDGMQEDSSSVFVSPRPQADTLRFIVDAFRFTDNAVSLVRTHSPA